A window of Campylobacter lari subsp. lari contains these coding sequences:
- a CDS encoding mechanosensitive ion channel family protein: protein MKKIIVFLLFFLFVNFSNANEDNATNIDKNSIFALVQNYVELNFVLESYSSSDLNSSEYQDNIREIEKQKQDILTKIPLRMISQKIDDKEVKAFLDTKYALERKVEHAQTKRRYYEYADSKMDLLKLVASEHFYFCVFELEKIFIQGAQSSKIKKVVDDAIDLLKADSRFNFSLEKEKISNVEQIKALDTKEDNLKTTIKSYNEILLYLRNNAKLLETNFLFNELGLQNAINFINEQASFENINLGKIVISILVIVFFYSLKFYLAKILSFILMKLFRQNSSNLDLKTHFLSKLQNPIGWFLFVYALGICFTIIYYPVPVDIRIGNVLYIVYAILTAWIIISIFDSYGMVIVSKLAEKSGKREVVNLVIKILYFIIIVIAALFILAHLGFNISALIASLGIGGLAVALAAKDIIANFFASVLLLFDNSFNQGDWVEISGVEGTIVEIGLRKTTIRTFDNSLVFLPNSTIMGTNIKNWSKRKIGRHVKLYVGVTYDAKPHQLEQVVEDIRYLLATSPLIAQVDDSALKLGGSRARYRQNLVSVNDLEGYKNNTYVAVSGFGASSIDIEVYFYTKAVDAAGFREARQSILLEIMKIVDKNKLSFAFPSQSLYIEKINTQTKEELLT from the coding sequence ATGAAAAAAATTATTGTATTTTTATTATTTTTCCTTTTTGTAAATTTTTCAAATGCTAATGAAGATAATGCTACAAATATAGATAAAAATAGTATTTTCGCTTTGGTTCAAAATTATGTGGAATTAAATTTTGTTTTAGAAAGCTATAGTAGTTCAGATTTAAATTCAAGTGAATATCAAGACAATATTAGAGAAATAGAAAAACAAAAACAAGATATTTTGACAAAAATTCCTTTAAGAATGATTTCTCAAAAAATAGATGATAAGGAAGTGAAGGCATTTTTGGATACAAAATATGCTCTAGAGAGAAAAGTCGAGCATGCTCAAACTAAAAGAAGATATTATGAGTATGCAGATAGCAAAATGGATTTACTAAAATTAGTTGCTTCAGAGCATTTTTATTTTTGTGTATTTGAGCTTGAAAAAATTTTTATACAAGGTGCGCAAAGCTCTAAAATAAAAAAAGTTGTTGATGATGCAATTGATCTTTTAAAAGCTGATTCTAGGTTTAATTTTTCGTTAGAAAAAGAAAAAATTTCTAATGTAGAGCAAATAAAAGCCTTAGACACCAAGGAAGACAATTTAAAAACTACTATAAAATCATATAATGAAATTTTACTTTATCTAAGAAATAATGCAAAGTTGTTAGAAACTAATTTTTTATTTAATGAATTAGGTTTACAAAATGCCATTAATTTTATTAACGAGCAAGCTTCGTTTGAAAATATAAATCTTGGAAAAATTGTTATATCGATTTTAGTGATAGTATTTTTTTACTCGTTAAAATTTTATCTTGCAAAAATTTTATCTTTTATTTTGATGAAATTGTTCAGACAAAACTCATCTAATTTAGATCTTAAAACTCATTTTCTTTCAAAATTACAAAATCCCATAGGTTGGTTTTTATTTGTTTATGCTTTAGGAATTTGTTTTACTATTATTTATTATCCTGTTCCAGTGGATATAAGAATAGGAAATGTATTATATATAGTATATGCTATTTTAACTGCATGGATTATTATTAGTATTTTTGATAGTTATGGTATGGTGATTGTTTCGAAGCTTGCTGAAAAAAGTGGTAAAAGAGAAGTTGTAAATTTAGTTATTAAAATTTTATATTTTATTATTATTGTTATTGCTGCTTTATTTATTTTAGCTCATCTTGGTTTTAATATTTCTGCATTAATCGCATCTTTAGGAATCGGTGGTTTGGCTGTGGCATTGGCAGCTAAGGATATTATTGCAAATTTCTTTGCTTCTGTGCTTTTGCTTTTTGATAATAGTTTTAATCAAGGTGATTGGGTGGAAATTTCTGGGGTAGAAGGAACTATAGTAGAAATTGGACTTAGAAAAACGACCATTAGAACTTTTGATAATTCTTTAGTATTTTTACCAAACTCAACCATCATGGGGACCAATATCAAAAATTGGAGTAAAAGAAAAATAGGACGCCATGTAAAATTATATGTAGGTGTAACTTATGATGCAAAACCACATCAACTAGAGCAGGTTGTAGAAGATATTAGATACTTACTTGCTACTAGTCCATTAATAGCTCAAGTAGATGATAGTGCGTTAAAACTTGGCGGATCAAGAGCAAGATATAGACAAAATTTAGTTTCAGTTAATGATTTAGAAGGTTATAAAAATAATACCTATGTAGCAGTAAGTGGTTTTGGTGCTAGTTCTATCGATATAGAGGTGTATTTCTATACCAAAGCAGTTGATGCAGCAGGTTTTAGAGAAGCTAGACAAAGCATTTTACTTGAAATTATGAAAATTGTAGACAAAAATAAACTAAGCTTTGCTTTCCCGTCGCAAAGTCTTTATATAGAAAAAATTAACACTCAAACGAAAGAAGAGTTATTAACCTAA
- the pyrE gene encoding orotate phosphoribosyltransferase, which produces MNLEQIYKDCGAYLQGHFLLSSGKHSEFYLQSAKVLEDPKLAGKLCDELAKIIASYDIKFDSICSPALGGILAGYELARACNKRFIFTERVEGVMNLRRGFEVKKGEKFIVCEDIITTGGSALESAKIIESLGGEVVGFAALANRGFCAVKNLNNPRKENAKLPENLPLFALGNFEFEIYEANTCPLCEKGTKAIKPGSRGN; this is translated from the coding sequence ATGAATTTAGAACAAATTTATAAAGATTGCGGGGCTTATTTACAAGGACATTTTTTACTTAGCTCAGGAAAGCACTCAGAGTTTTATCTTCAAAGTGCTAAGGTTTTAGAAGATCCAAAACTTGCAGGAAAATTATGTGATGAACTTGCAAAGATTATCGCTTCTTATGATATTAAATTTGATAGCATTTGCTCTCCTGCTTTGGGTGGAATTTTAGCTGGATATGAACTTGCTAGAGCTTGTAATAAACGCTTTATTTTCACTGAACGCGTAGAAGGGGTGATGAACCTTAGACGCGGTTTTGAAGTTAAAAAGGGTGAAAAATTTATCGTATGTGAAGATATCATCACAACAGGTGGTTCTGCGCTTGAGAGTGCAAAAATCATCGAAAGCTTAGGTGGAGAAGTAGTAGGCTTTGCAGCTTTGGCAAATCGTGGTTTTTGTGCAGTAAAAAATTTAAACAATCCAAGAAAAGAAAATGCAAAACTGCCTGAAAATTTACCACTTTTTGCTTTGGGAAATTTCGAATTTGAAATTTATGAAGCAAATACTTGTCCACTTTGTGAAAAAGGCACCAAAGCTATCAAACCTGGTAGTCGTGGAAACTAA
- the frr gene encoding ribosome recycling factor, with protein sequence MLNEIYTKQKQQSDKSLDSLKKDFTTIRTGKVNINILDHVHVDYYGSQTPLNQVATVLATDASTISITPWEKPMLKTIESAIAAANIGVNPNNDGESVKLFFPPMTREQREENAKSAKAMGEKAKVAIRNIRKDANDAVKKLEKDKAISEDEAKKAYDEVQKQTDNYTTKIDELVKNKEAELLKV encoded by the coding sequence ATGCTAAATGAAATTTATACCAAACAAAAACAACAATCAGATAAAAGTTTAGATAGTTTAAAAAAAGATTTTACTACCATTAGAACTGGCAAGGTAAATATCAACATACTTGATCATGTGCATGTAGATTATTATGGAAGCCAAACTCCACTAAATCAAGTAGCAACCGTTTTAGCAACAGATGCTTCAACCATTAGCATTACTCCATGGGAAAAACCTATGCTAAAAACCATAGAAAGCGCTATAGCTGCAGCAAACATCGGAGTAAATCCAAACAATGATGGTGAAAGCGTAAAATTATTTTTTCCCCCTATGACAAGAGAACAAAGAGAAGAAAATGCAAAAAGCGCTAAGGCTATGGGAGAAAAAGCCAAAGTTGCTATTAGAAATATCAGAAAAGATGCAAATGATGCTGTTAAAAAATTAGAAAAAGATAAAGCAATTTCAGAAGATGAAGCAAAAAAAGCTTATGATGAAGTGCAAAAACAAACTGATAATTACACGACAAAAATAGATGAGTTAGTAAAAAACAAAGAAGCAGAACTTTTAAAGGTTTGA
- a CDS encoding MG2 domain-containing protein, with product MKGFLHCFFAFLLASLLFACSKNEDKSSVIRAYGFNENTQSIFIEFNTNIINQEIGVIKEREIIVNNQKTKVKYELEAPTRLNIFTALKANQTYDIFIDLNDILANEKVQLKVQTPFEKLDIKGYFQNISNDESVLLLNIQSFYTLNKDELLKAIKITTQEKEIQIDKIIIQGDIASIYSKALSIKNTNTNVKVVFDKNVLGLENNIDLEYILLAKSEFVFQNANIVNKNIELLFSQNISQDQNLKELIFITPEVDFKALAFGNKIKLTGNFSPNKTYEIQLTQGIKSADGISTKENYKTQVSLKDYEPAISFTNQGVFLSSKANKKIAFKSMNVKKVHLEVYQVFSNNLSEYLRYKNLQGAKNLSDYDSDIFSESDYTSEVVLKKDFDIKNIKNQWQENEIVLDGLKDLSGVFIVKLYFKEEDVDYVFDEGMESWKKYRFFNQKAKVSKNLIFSDIALIAQNLNKKLFVDVRDFTTQKTLGGVKVDVISKSNQILASKMSDDNGLAVFDDIDESKALFIIASKDKQASILRLSSPLLYDGFDVDGFDLTSQNKVFIYTERGVYRPGDDIHLTMVARNDKGVVNHPIFLSFFDSRNKKLLDKIKLDPLSNGTFYKKISLDQQALSGVYLARVEFANVVFDKEILVQNIVPNRIKISMQAPKSIKENEKLDFNISSKYLFGTPASNLQYQADLFVNKKEYKNSKYPEYIFSNPSVLVQKYQDNLKGMLDENGFAKQEFTLNDFLKNTPYNLEASIRVRVFEKGSRSVEALVNSQVILHEYFVGIKRLKNHYLSSGSIINFEAIVSDLDENLVANREIKYTIYANDYSWWWDYDNYDDFLKSLKKDKNTQIITQGSILSKDKPVKIEFDPKEYHGEMFIELEDVQSKTSTGEFFYVSSFGAPSNADIVSSLKIKSNKKEYKPNETAFVEFESVKGAKAIVTLNDNAKVLKRFVMDTHEDITKVEIPILKEYMPNVYVSVILLQDYNQYTNDRALRLFGVVPLNVVDEQSKIELDLKVPDKIMPKQDFEVEIQSKNRQSYTYTVAIVDEGLLDVNAFKTPDIWGYFYQKTRFNMSIYDTYDKIIAKNISNASKVLTTGGDVFLESRANKSKNDEKARRFKPVVLFQEPAQSDENGYAKLKFNMPSYLGSVRVMVVANNLAGFGSTFKDIQVSAPAVMLETLPRALRLDDEFKLLVQVFKVDDDVKNAKLKLKTKNSLINFENDEILIDFGNEKSKDIYVNARVNSNKLGVEEIELSLNAKDYSYTQNTQIDIKALNTITYEGKSFKIPANTSMEFKITQDYINPVAFLSVSSKPILNINHRLKYLQNYPYGCIEQSTSAVLPQLFLQKLDQGANEQKNINNINALLSKYANFQTANGGFAYWQGLKDSDAWGSNYAGMFMILAKERGYYVSEGMFKAWLDYQKRYVLKAQTNKEIRINSLYLLALAKEPNLSIMNAIYEDSTYLQSLNNVSLWQLSAAYKLAGFDEVALNMAKNLSTKPDEKANYTHTYGSFLRDEAIIANAYKIIYGKDNDELLDDIKKTLESQAWLSTQSTGYALYALANSFSDESSKTINASVKINGEDKKLNTSFSKFEFNQGSALIEAKEDTFVHFGVEGIKKGIAKPFAQRMYIERSFYDENGNEIDESTIKSSQIFYMKLKISNKNYPGTSNIALTQILPSGWEIVHDLLDDETPDFVKNSYYDFVDIRDDKIMYFFPLYSDESREFFVKLSAVTPGVYTLSGAYAEAMYDNAYKALSESKRVKVVQ from the coding sequence ATGAAAGGGTTTTTACATTGTTTTTTTGCATTTTTACTTGCAAGTTTATTGTTTGCTTGCTCTAAAAATGAAGATAAAAGTTCTGTTATAAGAGCTTATGGTTTTAATGAAAACACACAAAGTATTTTTATAGAGTTTAATACTAATATTATTAATCAAGAAATAGGCGTCATAAAAGAAAGAGAAATTATTGTTAATAATCAAAAGACAAAAGTAAAATATGAGCTTGAAGCGCCTACAAGATTAAATATTTTTACAGCTTTAAAAGCAAATCAAACATATGATATTTTTATAGATTTAAATGATATTTTAGCCAATGAAAAAGTGCAATTAAAAGTTCAAACTCCTTTTGAAAAACTAGATATTAAAGGATATTTTCAAAATATTTCTAATGATGAGAGTGTATTGCTTTTAAATATTCAAAGTTTTTATACTCTTAATAAAGATGAATTATTAAAAGCCATTAAAATTACTACACAAGAAAAAGAAATTCAAATAGATAAAATCATCATCCAAGGTGATATAGCAAGTATATATTCTAAAGCACTGAGTATCAAAAATACTAATACTAATGTGAAAGTAGTTTTTGATAAAAATGTTTTAGGCTTAGAAAACAATATAGATTTAGAGTATATTTTGCTTGCAAAGAGTGAATTTGTTTTTCAAAATGCAAATATAGTTAATAAAAACATAGAATTACTTTTTTCTCAAAATATTTCACAAGATCAGAATTTAAAAGAATTGATTTTTATTACTCCAGAAGTTGATTTTAAGGCATTAGCTTTTGGAAATAAAATCAAGCTTACAGGTAATTTTTCCCCAAATAAAACCTATGAAATTCAACTTACTCAAGGGATTAAAAGCGCTGATGGAATTAGTACAAAAGAAAATTACAAAACTCAAGTAAGTTTAAAAGACTATGAGCCTGCTATAAGTTTTACAAATCAAGGAGTGTTTTTATCTAGCAAAGCAAATAAAAAAATAGCTTTTAAGAGTATGAATGTTAAAAAAGTTCATTTGGAGGTTTATCAAGTATTTTCAAATAACTTAAGTGAATATTTAAGATATAAAAATCTTCAAGGTGCTAAAAATTTAAGCGATTATGATAGTGATATTTTTTCAGAGAGTGATTATACTAGTGAAGTAGTGTTAAAAAAAGATTTTGATATAAAAAATATTAAAAATCAATGGCAAGAAAATGAGATAGTGCTAGATGGTTTAAAAGATCTAAGTGGTGTGTTTATAGTCAAGCTTTATTTTAAAGAAGAAGATGTTGATTATGTTTTTGATGAGGGAATGGAGAGTTGGAAAAAATATAGATTTTTTAACCAAAAAGCAAAAGTAAGTAAGAACTTAATTTTTTCAGATATAGCTTTAATTGCTCAAAATTTAAATAAAAAGCTTTTTGTAGATGTGAGAGATTTTACCACACAAAAGACTTTAGGTGGGGTTAAGGTTGATGTGATTAGCAAAAGCAATCAAATTTTAGCTTCTAAAATGAGTGATGATAATGGTTTGGCTGTTTTTGATGATATTGATGAGTCAAAAGCTTTATTTATCATTGCTTCAAAAGATAAACAAGCTTCTATTTTACGCTTAAGTTCACCTTTATTATATGATGGTTTTGATGTTGATGGTTTTGATTTAACTTCTCAAAATAAAGTATTTATTTACACAGAAAGAGGGGTTTATAGACCAGGTGATGATATCCATTTAACTATGGTTGCAAGAAATGATAAGGGAGTCGTTAATCATCCTATATTTTTAAGTTTTTTTGATTCACGCAATAAAAAGCTTTTGGATAAAATCAAGCTTGATCCTTTAAGTAATGGAACTTTTTATAAAAAAATTTCACTTGATCAACAAGCTTTAAGTGGAGTGTATTTAGCTAGAGTAGAATTTGCAAATGTGGTTTTTGATAAAGAAATTTTAGTGCAAAATATAGTGCCAAATCGTATAAAAATATCCATGCAAGCTCCAAAAAGTATAAAAGAAAATGAAAAATTAGATTTTAATATTAGCTCAAAATATCTTTTTGGAACACCAGCAAGTAATTTACAATATCAAGCTGATTTATTTGTGAATAAAAAAGAATATAAAAATTCAAAATATCCAGAATATATTTTTTCAAATCCTAGTGTTTTAGTACAAAAATATCAAGATAATTTAAAAGGTATGCTAGATGAAAATGGCTTTGCAAAACAAGAATTTACTTTAAATGACTTTTTAAAAAATACCCCCTATAATCTTGAAGCTAGTATAAGGGTTAGGGTTTTTGAAAAAGGTTCAAGATCGGTTGAAGCACTCGTAAATTCACAAGTGATATTGCATGAATATTTTGTGGGTATTAAGCGTTTAAAAAATCACTATTTAAGCTCGGGTTCTATTATCAATTTTGAAGCTATTGTGAGTGATTTAGATGAGAATTTGGTGGCAAATAGGGAGATTAAATATACTATTTATGCAAATGATTATTCTTGGTGGTGGGATTATGATAATTATGATGATTTTTTAAAATCACTCAAAAAAGATAAAAACACACAAATCATTACTCAAGGAAGTATTTTAAGTAAGGACAAACCGGTTAAAATAGAATTTGATCCAAAAGAATATCATGGTGAAATGTTTATAGAGCTTGAAGATGTACAAAGTAAAACAAGCACAGGAGAGTTTTTTTATGTTAGTAGTTTTGGTGCGCCAAGTAATGCTGATATAGTGAGTTCTTTAAAGATCAAAAGCAATAAAAAAGAATACAAACCAAATGAAACAGCTTTTGTAGAGTTTGAAAGTGTTAAGGGTGCAAAAGCCATTGTTACTTTAAATGATAATGCAAAGGTTTTAAAACGCTTTGTAATGGATACGCATGAAGATATTACAAAGGTTGAAATTCCTATTCTTAAAGAATATATGCCAAATGTTTATGTGAGTGTGATTTTACTTCAAGATTATAATCAATACACTAACGATAGAGCCTTAAGACTTTTTGGTGTGGTGCCTTTGAATGTAGTAGATGAGCAAAGTAAAATTGAACTTGATTTAAAAGTGCCAGATAAAATCATGCCAAAACAAGATTTTGAAGTAGAAATTCAAAGCAAAAACAGGCAAAGTTATACTTATACCGTCGCTATTGTAGATGAGGGCTTGCTTGATGTGAATGCTTTTAAAACCCCAGATATTTGGGGGTATTTTTACCAAAAAACACGCTTTAACATGAGTATATATGATACCTATGATAAAATCATTGCTAAAAATATTTCTAATGCTTCTAAGGTATTGACTACGGGTGGTGATGTTTTCTTAGAAAGTAGGGCAAATAAAAGCAAAAATGATGAAAAAGCAAGACGCTTTAAGCCTGTTGTATTGTTTCAAGAGCCAGCACAAAGTGATGAAAATGGTTATGCAAAATTAAAATTTAATATGCCATCATACTTAGGTTCGGTTAGGGTTATGGTAGTGGCAAACAACTTAGCAGGTTTTGGTAGCACTTTTAAAGATATCCAAGTTAGCGCGCCTGCTGTAATGCTTGAAACTTTGCCAAGGGCTTTAAGACTTGATGATGAGTTTAAGCTTTTGGTGCAAGTATTTAAAGTAGATGATGATGTAAAAAATGCAAAACTTAAACTAAAAACAAAAAATTCACTCATAAATTTTGAAAACGATGAAATTTTAATTGATTTTGGTAATGAAAAAAGCAAAGATATTTATGTTAATGCAAGAGTAAATTCAAATAAGCTTGGAGTAGAAGAAATAGAGCTAAGTTTAAATGCAAAAGACTACAGTTATACTCAAAATACGCAAATTGATATAAAAGCGCTAAATACCATTACTTATGAGGGAAAATCTTTTAAAATTCCTGCAAATACTTCTATGGAATTTAAAATCACACAAGATTATATTAACCCAGTGGCGTTTTTAAGTGTGAGTTCTAAGCCTATTTTAAATATAAATCATAGATTAAAATACTTGCAAAATTATCCTTATGGATGTATAGAGCAAAGCACTTCAGCAGTTTTACCGCAACTTTTTTTACAAAAACTTGATCAAGGGGCAAATGAGCAAAAAAATATTAACAATATCAATGCATTGTTAAGTAAATACGCAAATTTTCAAACTGCTAATGGTGGTTTTGCTTATTGGCAAGGACTTAAAGATTCTGATGCTTGGGGAAGTAATTATGCGGGTATGTTTATGATTTTAGCTAAAGAAAGAGGCTATTATGTGAGTGAGGGAATGTTTAAAGCATGGCTTGATTATCAAAAACGCTATGTTTTAAAAGCTCAAACAAATAAAGAAATTAGAATAAATTCTTTATATCTTTTAGCTCTAGCCAAAGAACCCAATTTAAGCATAATGAATGCCATTTATGAAGATAGTACTTATTTGCAAAGCCTAAATAATGTAAGTCTTTGGCAACTTAGTGCAGCTTATAAATTAGCAGGTTTTGATGAGGTAGCTTTAAATATGGCTAAAAATTTAAGCACAAAGCCTGATGAAAAAGCTAATTATACTCATACTTATGGATCTTTTCTAAGAGATGAAGCTATTATTGCAAATGCGTATAAAATAATTTATGGCAAAGATAATGATGAATTATTAGATGATATTAAAAAAACTTTAGAAAGCCAAGCTTGGCTTAGCACTCAAAGCACAGGTTATGCTTTATATGCTTTGGCAAATAGTTTTAGCGATGAAAGCTCTAAAACTATCAATGCAAGTGTAAAAATTAATGGTGAGGATAAAAAGCTCAATACGAGTTTTTCTAAATTTGAGTTTAATCAAGGCAGCGCTTTGATAGAAGCCAAAGAAGATACTTTTGTGCATTTTGGAGTAGAGGGTATTAAAAAAGGTATTGCTAAACCTTTTGCGCAGCGTATGTATATAGAAAGAAGTTTTTATGATGAAAATGGAAATGAAATAGATGAAAGCACTATAAAAAGTTCTCAAATTTTTTATATGAAATTAAAAATATCAAATAAAAATTATCCAGGCACTTCTAATATAGCTTTAACTCAAATTTTACCAAGTGGATGGGAGATAGTACATGATCTTTTAGATGATGAAACTCCTGATTTTGTAAAAAATTCTTATTATGATTTTGTCGATATAAGAGATGATAAAATCATGTATTTCTTTCCTTTATATTCTGATGAATCAAGAGAATTTTTTGTGAAATTAAGTGCTGTTACTCCGGGTGTTTATACTTTGAGCGGAGCTTATGCTGAAGCAATGTATGATAATGCTTATAAAGCTTTAAGTGAGAGTAAAAGAGTCAAAGTAGTGCAGTGA
- a CDS encoding carbonic anhydrase — protein MKDLIEGALKFMQEDFKEHAELFESLKNKQNPHTLFIGCADSRVIPNLITNTGPGELFVVRNIGNIVPPYRVGDDFLATTSAIEYAFNSLHIKNIIVCGHSNCGGCAALYANENDLKNMPNVKTWLTLLEPIKNKVLKIAGSDLAMRAWMTEKMNLVNSLQNLLTYPGVEEALNKKEIELHAWYYIIETGEIYEYDFNFENFVLIQERRS, from the coding sequence TTGAAAGACTTGATTGAGGGTGCCTTGAAATTTATGCAAGAAGATTTTAAAGAGCATGCAGAACTTTTTGAAAGTTTAAAAAACAAGCAAAATCCTCATACACTTTTTATAGGCTGTGCTGATTCAAGAGTGATACCCAATTTAATCACTAATACAGGCCCAGGGGAACTTTTTGTCGTAAGAAATATAGGCAATATCGTCCCGCCATATAGAGTAGGGGATGATTTTTTAGCAACTACTTCAGCTATTGAATATGCTTTTAATTCTTTGCATATAAAAAATATCATAGTATGTGGTCATAGTAATTGCGGAGGCTGCGCAGCTTTGTATGCAAATGAAAATGATTTAAAAAATATGCCCAATGTAAAAACATGGCTTACTTTGCTTGAGCCTATAAAAAACAAGGTTTTAAAAATTGCGGGTAGTGATTTAGCTATGCGTGCTTGGATGACTGAAAAAATGAATTTGGTAAATTCTTTACAAAATTTATTAACTTATCCAGGTGTAGAAGAAGCTTTAAATAAAAAAGAAATCGAACTTCATGCTTGGTATTACATCATAGAAACGGGTGAAATTTACGAGTATGATTTTAATTTTGAAAATTTTGTATTAATCCAGGAAAGGCGTTCATGA
- the secG gene encoding preprotein translocase subunit SecG: protein MTTLLIILQFAIVVIICIAVLLQKSSSIGLGAYSGSNESLFGAKGPAGFLAKFTFVMGVLLIANTIALSYMYNNANSNSLAEKAEQILPKALETNTTNIPVAPSAPISENNTSK, encoded by the coding sequence ATGACTACTCTTTTAATTATTTTGCAATTTGCAATTGTTGTGATTATTTGTATTGCAGTTTTATTACAAAAAAGTTCTAGTATAGGGCTTGGAGCTTATAGCGGAAGTAATGAAAGTTTGTTTGGAGCAAAGGGTCCTGCGGGGTTTTTAGCTAAATTTACTTTTGTAATGGGTGTTTTACTTATTGCTAATACAATTGCTCTTAGCTATATGTATAATAATGCTAATTCTAACTCACTTGCTGAAAAAGCAGAACAAATTTTACCAAAAGCACTTGAGACAAACACAACTAACATTCCAGTTGCACCAAGTGCCCCAATTAGTGAAAATAATACTAGCAAATAA
- a CDS encoding RDD family protein has product MKTKAKIASRFLRFKAFLIDLFLLYVPILYLFYFMLGSKEAFLNNQFIIFLCPLIFGILQALFLVKKAQSPGLKAYDLYLIDLKNGQKLNFFRILFRYMIFIVSFGLLIGFLVSFLRKDTLALHDILSQSVIVTKVEK; this is encoded by the coding sequence ATGAAAACTAAAGCAAAAATAGCATCTCGCTTTTTAAGATTTAAAGCTTTTTTGATTGATTTATTTTTGCTTTATGTGCCTATTTTATATTTATTTTACTTCATGCTTGGTTCCAAAGAAGCCTTTTTAAATAATCAATTTATCATATTTTTATGTCCTTTAATTTTTGGAATTTTACAAGCCTTATTTTTAGTAAAAAAAGCTCAAAGTCCTGGGCTTAAAGCTTATGATTTATATTTAATTGATCTTAAAAATGGCCAAAAACTTAATTTTTTTAGAATACTCTTTCGTTATATGATTTTTATCGTAAGTTTTGGTTTGTTGATTGGGTTTTTGGTAAGTTTTTTAAGAAAAGATACTTTGGCTTTGCATGATATTTTAAGCCAAAGCGTTATTGTAACAAAGGTAGAAAAATGA
- a CDS encoding Bax inhibitor-1/YccA family protein produces MSLYDRDYSNSKTQEFEGYARSDLSIFIKQTYQLFAASLLAATAGAYIGIFALAHLFAQSQATFWILFIVEIGLLFALQWKKREAPLNLILLFGFTFCSGLTLTPLLYSVLALPAGASIIAQAFALTTVAFGALSIFAMNTKKDFTMMGKMLFVALIVIVVASLINLFFQSSLLNLAISGIGAILFSFYILYDTQNIIRGNYETPIEGAVALYLDFINLFISLLNILRSFNSR; encoded by the coding sequence ATGAGTCTTTATGATAGAGATTATTCTAACTCTAAAACTCAAGAATTTGAAGGTTATGCTAGAAGTGATTTAAGCATTTTTATAAAACAAACTTATCAGCTTTTTGCTGCTTCATTATTAGCTGCAACAGCGGGTGCTTACATAGGAATTTTTGCCTTAGCACATCTTTTTGCACAATCACAGGCAACTTTTTGGATTTTATTTATTGTTGAAATTGGTTTATTGTTTGCATTGCAATGGAAAAAAAGAGAAGCTCCTTTAAATCTTATATTGCTTTTTGGCTTTACTTTTTGTTCTGGGCTTACTTTAACACCACTTTTATATTCAGTTTTAGCACTTCCTGCTGGAGCTAGTATTATAGCTCAAGCTTTTGCCTTAACAACAGTTGCATTTGGGGCACTAAGCATATTTGCTATGAATACAAAAAAAGATTTTACTATGATGGGTAAAATGTTATTTGTAGCTTTAATTGTTATCGTAGTAGCTTCTTTGATTAATTTATTTTTCCAAAGCTCACTTTTAAATTTAGCTATATCAGGAATTGGAGCGATATTATTTTCATTTTACATCCTTTATGATACTCAAAACATCATTAGAGGAAATTATGAAACACCAATCGAAGGTGCGGTTGCACTTTATCTTGATTTTATTAACCTTTTCATCTCTCTTCTTAATATTTTAAGAAGCTTTAATAGCAGATAA